TTGAAGAGAGCCATTACGCCAGAAGTATTGGCGAGTGATGACATGTACGAATCAGGTACAGATTCGGAGATTTTAGTGTCAATAAGTATGAAGCCCGAACAACATGATTTTATTAAAAAAATATTTAAAAACAATAGATAATGAAACAGTTTAAGAAAATTCAATATTTTGTAAAAAGTTTGAAAACAAGCCTTTGGATGGCATTGTGTGTTTGTGTGTGCAGTTTGTTGTGGGTTCCTGCAAATGCTGCAATGGTGGAAGGAGGAAGCAATGGATTGGAGGGCGAATGGATGGAAACATCACATGGAGTTCACGCTGGAGTTGGGGTACAAGATAGCCTGCCAAAAGCAGAAGGAAGACGTGATTCAACTCGTTTGAAGATTGGCGGCTTAAAAATCATCATTAAAGACAAAGACGATGGGGGAGAAATGGAAATATATTCAGATAAAAGTGATGGTGATTATGACAATAAAAAGGACTGCAACGGTAAGGTGAGGACAAGGTACTTTATGCTGGACTTGGGCTTCAATACCTATTTGTCGGACGGTAGCTTCAATTTGCCGAGTGAATTGAATGATTTAGACTTGGATTATGGTAAGTCGCTCAATGTGAATTTACATTTGTTTCGTCAGCGTATTGGTTTGATTGGCAACAATCTGAACTTTATGTATGGTTTGGAGTTGGCTTGGAATAATTACCATTTTGAAAACGACATCACGCTAATACACGATGCAGATGCACTCATGATTGTGGACAACAATATTGACTTCAAAAAGAACAAATTAGCCACTACTTACCTGCAAATGCCTGTATTGTTCAACATCGAAACGAATCCTCGACAACCTGAGAAGTCCTTTAGAATAAGCGGTGGTGCGTATGGCGGTTTGTTGTTGGGTGCGAGAACGAAACAGAAAAGCAGCGAAAATGGTAAGGTCAAAATCAAAGATGACTTCAACATCAATAAGTTTCGGTACGGTGTCATCGGTCAAGTGGGAATTGGGCCTGTCAATTTTTATGTAGATTATGCACTCAATTCTTTGTTCAAAGATGGTGAGGGACCTGATTTGCGACCACTTTCGATTGGCTTTACCTTGATTCCGTTTTGATAATGTGCTGAATGGCGGTAAGTTTTGAAGACTACCGCCATTCAACTTTTTTTATAAAGCGTCCTATTATTTAAAAAAGACTGCTTCAAACTTTGCCAAGGTAGCTATTTTGGATTTGTTGAGTACCAAAGTGTTTCCAGTAATGGTATAGTTGTCAATGATTTCTAAGACTTTAAAGAAATTGGACTCCTCCTTCATATTCTTACAGGCCATTTTGGTAGATATCATTTTAGAAAATGTTATTCTATTGCCGTTCTTCACTTCATACACTCCACTAAATGAATTGCAGCCTCCGCTACCCGAAACGCTATTGTCTTCTGATACCAGTACCATGTGAGCCTCCTTTGGATTGTTTTTATTTCCTTTTATGGCTTGTCCTCCCAGTTCTACGAGTCTCCAATAGGTTTCGGTCAATTGATTTTGCTTTTTTTTCAGCACATATTTATCCGCCAATGCACCTGTTATTCTTTCTCCTTTCATGTCGAGTTTGAAAAGAGCATTTTCACCAACCATGTATTTTACAGATAATTTGTCTTCGTCAAAGTCAGCAAGGGCTATCTTCCCTCCATCACCATCCCATACAAATCCGCCTTTCTTCTCAAAAATGGTATCTTCTTTCCCAAGATATTTGGTTTTGTAGATGTAGGTTAGATTTTTGTTTAAAGTGATTTCGGTTTGTATGCCTTCACAATCAGCACAGGGCAATATTCCTTGATAGATTCCTTCCCAATCCAAGGAATTTTGACTGTGGTGTCCAGGGTCAGGATTAGATGGATTCGTATTAGAGTTGTTGGGTTCTGTTGGGTTTTGTGTGGCATTACAGGCGATGAAACTGAAGGCGATCAGAATCAGCACAATCAATCGGTTATTCATATTGATTCTCTTATAGTTTGTTGATTAGGAAAGGAAATGAATGTGGATTTTACATTTGATGTAAAATGCAATAAAAGAACGCTTTTGAGGAGATAATGTTTATCGTTCTATGGATTGTCTCCTTCAATGGGTCAATCTTCGTCTTCATCCAATTGATCTACCAAATCAATTACCCATGCAAGGACTTTGGAACTCAAGTACTTGGACATTCCCGCTTTTCGGCTCGCACTTTTGAGGATGTTGATGTTTTTGTAGCCGATGCTTCGTTCTTCTGCCAAAGTGATGTAATTTTCCCAATCTCGATTTGAAATGATGTCAAATTGAGCACGCATGATGTCTAAATCAGTCGGGTCGTTGATGTCGTATTTTGCCATAGTTTGAAGGTTGTTTTGTTTTTTTGAACACAAAGGCTTTAAGGCACAGTGTGTTGTTTTGTTTGATTATTTTTTGACGCTCAAATATAATTATAAATCAACATAGACTGACACTTCATTTTGAAAATGCAATTGATCGTCTGTATCTACTTCAATAGTAAAAGTATGCTCCCCTTTTTGAAATTGAGCTTTTTCTATAAATTCGGGCATGAAATAAAAGGTAACACCACCCCAACGAAATGTACGAGTTTCTAAATTTGGAAGACTTGTTAAATTTGAATTTGCAGAAATACTGACACCTTCATAAATGAAATCTTTATCACACTTCAATATTAGGCTACTTTCTACAATTTTATTTTCGTAGGTTTCTCCACATGAATTTGCAAAAGAATTTGAGATTATTCCAAAATTGTTTTGCATTCCTAACCTTATTTGTTCATAAGTCAAAGTCAAAATCAAAATAAAATCTTGTTTTATTGTATCTGCTTTACGTACAGATGAAGATCGTGAGTTGTAAACTTCAATTTCACCTCCTCCTGTAATTTGATAGGTGTATGTACAACAATTGTGTAAGAAAATACAACAGAAAAATAGAGATAAATAACAAATAAAGGTTCTGATTAGTGTTTTCATATTGGTAGTTTAATTTTTAAATACGTAAAATACGAAATCTAATTCAAAAAATCAAAACAAACTCATCTGCTCAGGTAATTTCGGCAAATCATCCACAGGAAAAGTAGGCACATTGCCGACTTCAATGCCCAATGATTCGCACTTTTCCTTCAATAATTCGTGAAAAAAGCGAGCAATGGTAGGAGTCGTCAATTCTCCAGGTGAATGGATAAATACATAAGGTGTTTTGCCCAATTGCAGCCATTCTGCCACGATTTGGGCGAGATAGATAAACCTTGTTCGGTTGGCTTCGGGTGTAGGATGTCCCACAAAACGTAGAAAAGGATGCTCGGCAGTTGTGGTGAAATAAGCGGGCATTTGTGGTTTTTTGCGCTGTGCGCCAATGATGTGTTCATCTTCCGATTCGATGGCGTGAAGCGTTGAGGTATCAAATATGGCCCTATTCATGCCGAGTCGCTGCAATGTATCGTTCAGCTCTTGATTTGCGGTTTCGTTGCGATAAAAATCAAGGTGCCGTACTTCAACGGCATAGGTCAAATCTTGTGGCAAAGTTTGCAGAAATTGCTCCAAAACAGGCAGACCTTTTCGATTGAAGGAGGGAGGCAATTGAAGGAAAAAAACGCCGATTTTCTCCAAAAGCGGTTCTAAACTCCCCAAAAAGTGCGTCACTTCTTTTTGCACATTTTGCAGCTTATACACATGGCTGATGAGTTTGGGAAATTTGAAGCTGAACCGAAAATCTTTTGGCGTGTCCATTTTCCAACGCATGACCATAGAGGCTTTGGGCAAACCATAAAAAGTATTGTTGCCTTCAACAGTGTTGAAGACCTTGGCATATTGTGATAAATAGTCTTTTGGTTTGGCTTTGGGCGTAAAAAAAGAACCTTCCCAGTCTTTGTTTGCCCAAATCGGACAGCCGAGGTAGTAGTTTTGCATGGTTGAAATTGTTTTATGGTTGAATTGCTATACTGTGTAAATAGTTCAACCATAAAACAATACGGCAATTCAACCATTTTCTACAAGTTTATTTAGTCCCAAACCACGCCACAGGCACAATCATTTCTTGAATGGACATACCGCCATGCTGGAAAGTATTGTTATAGTAATTGACGTAGTGATTGTAGTTGTTCGGATAGACAAAATAGCTGTCTTCTTTGGCAAAAATGAAGGTCGAACTCACATTCGGGCGAGGAAGTTGTGCCTCAATTGGGTTACGCACTTCATAGACCTCTTTAGAATTATATTGAAGATTTCTGCCATGTTTATAGCGAAGATTGGTAGTTGTATCCCTATCTCCAATTACTTTTTTAGGCGTATTCACCCGAATCGTACCGTGGTCGGTAGTGATAGCAATTCGCACATCTTTCTCAGAGATTTTTTTCAATGCCTCCCAAAGTGGCGAATAACTGAACCAAGATTTGGCGATAGAACGGTAAGCCGCTTCATCACTCGCCAATTCCTTCAACACTTCCATCTCGGTACGTGCGTGAGAGAGCATATCCACAAAGTTGTAAACAATTACATTGAGGTCATTGTCTAATAGATTGTGAATATTATCCATTAGTTCTTTGCCCGAACGGTGATTGGTGATTTTGGTGTAACTGAATTTCAACTTCTCATTACCTGTTCGATCCAAAAGATCCTCCAAAAAGTCTGCTTCATGCAGATTTTTACCTCCTTCTTCTACGTCGTTTTTCCACAATCTCGGAAAACGCCTTTCGATGTTGTAGGGAGTCATACCTGCAAAAATAGCATTGCGGCTATAATGGGTTGTAGTAGGCAAAATGCTGTAAAAATAGTCTTCGTCCAAAAACCGAAACTCCTCAGAAATAATGGGCTTCAATACTTTCCATTGGTCGTATCTAAGGTTGTCTATCAGTATCATGAAGTTGGATTTGCCTTTTTCGAGGCGGGGTAGGATTTTGTCACGCATCAAATTGTGCGACATAGTAGGACCTTCGTCATGGCTTTGAATCCATTTCATATAGTTACGGCTCACATACTTGCAAAATTCTTTGTTCGCCTCACTTTTTTGCATGGAGAGTACCTCCTGCATTTCCTGCGTATTGGCATTGTCCAATTCCAATTCCCAATACACAATTTTTCTATACACATCTACCCAACCTTCATAGTCTAAGCCCATTTGGATGTCCATAAAAATTTTGGAAAACTCCTGCTGATAGCCAGAAGTAGTGGCATTGCTGACCAATCTTCTGCCCTCCATAATTTTTTTGAGGGTCAAAAGAATTTGATTGGGGTTAACAGGTTTTAGGAGGTAGTCGGTGATTTGTGCACCGATTGCATCCTCCATAATGTTCTCCGCCTCATTTTTGGTAATCATCACCACAGGCAGAGCAGGATTTACTTCTTTTATTTTGGTAAGTGTTTCTAAGCCAGTCATTCCAGGCATAGATTCATCCAAAAGCACTACATCTATCTTCTCGGTTTTACAAAGTTCTACCCCATCATAACCATTGGTCGCTTTCAGAATATCATAGTCTTTTTTTTCGAGGAACAGGATTTGGGGTTTGAGATTGTCAATTTCATCATCTATCCATAAAACTCTTACATTCGCCATAAATATATTTTTGATTATTAATTGATTTTTCAGATTAAAACTGCAAATACAAACACTTCAATTGCAGATAGGATTACAACACAACGACCGTATGTTAATGTTTAATATTTGGAGTACAAAGAAAAAGAATATTTTTGGCGATTGGTAAGACAACTAACGTTTTTTGCTTACGAAAACGGAATTAGTGCTTCAACAACTTTTCTGTCTATCTACTGAAGCCGTTGGAAACCTTCACTAGATAACCAGAAAAGTAACGAAAGAATGGGGCGAAGAACACAATGAGGAGGATCCTTTAAAACTAAAATCAGAATAGAATTGTAAATATTTTCAAAAAAATGCCGCAGCAATCGGAGTATAAACTCTCTACTGATTTTACAACGATACGTAAACCTGAGTCGCCAACATTGGAAAGGCGTGAATCTGTTAAAATTCCGAACATGGGTATTTATAGCAAAATAATGTAGGATTGCCAACAAAATAAGTGCCACATTTGAGGTGGAGACTTTTGAAGTTTACTCTTTGAAGAATATTGATTTTCATTGTAATGAGAGAACCTTTGAAGTAAAACTTCAAATGTCTAAATCGGGACTGTTAGTTACAAATTCACTTCAACTTCTCGCTTATAATCCACTGGAATGTCAAAGTCTATGTCCATGACTCGAACTGTTACGGTTCCCTTGTAATGAACTTCAACGTTTTTCTTGGTCAATACCGACAGAGCTGTGCCCAAAATACCGCCTTTACCCAATTTTTTGAGGGCAAATTCGGTGGATAAAGGAACTGAAAAATCGCTCATTGCAGGAATACTTACAGATTCCACAGTTTGTACTGCTCGACCTACTTCTGCTCCTTCAACGCTTAAAATCACATCCGTTGCTACCAAATTGACACTGACTAAATTGGGATTGTGCAGTACGGCATCTGCTTCAATAGTTATCATTTTGTTGGCAAAATCTGTCACTCGTACATTGTTCATACTCTGGAAAACGATGTCTTTAGGCCCTTCACAAGCCGTAAAAATAAGGAAGGGAAACAAGACAATAATTAATATGTTTTTCATGGATTTTTTTGGTATTTATGAGTTCAAAGATAGGGAATCTGTCAAAATAAAATTGAATATAGAAATGCCTTTTGGTTTTTTGTACTTTTGCAAACATTCTAAGTAGCTAAATGATAACCATGCAAAGAGGGAAATTTATTGTTTTTGAAGGAATTGACGGTTCGGGTAAGAGCACACAAGTCAAATTATTGTCGGATAGGCTGAAGGAAAACGGAAAGGATATTTACCAAACTTTTGAACCGACTAACAGTCCTATAGGTTCGTTGATTCGCAATATTTTGTATGGGCGAATTGAAGGGGATGAAAAAACAATGGCGGCTTTATATTTGGCAGACAGACTGGATCATATTCAAAACGGAACGAATGGAATGTTGAAGCAAATTGAAGCGGGTAAGCATGTGATTGCAGATAGGTATTATTTTTCATCTTATGCGTATCATGTTCCTCATGTCACTTTGGATTGGGTGGTGAATGCAAATAGCATTTGTGCAGAATTGTTGCGTCCTGATTTGATTGTCTTTGTGGATATTACTACTGAAACGAGCATTGAGCGACTCTCAAAAGGCAGAACAGAGTTGGATAAATACGAAAATTATGAACGAATTTCAACGGTCAGAAAAAACTATTTTGCTGCTCTCAAACGATTTGAAGGAAAAGAGAATGTGGTGATTATTGATGGTAATCAACGTATTGAAGCCGTTGCTAATGATATATGGAATTTGGTAGCTGCTATTTTACACTAACTTATTTTCATATTTTAGTAAAATTTTTTATGTTTTTTTCTTTATCTTTATTTCTTTATATTTTGGCATGATTATAGTCTTTTTTTGCTTAATCTATTTTATTCCAGTTACTCAAACCCTCATTCAATGAAAGTTAAAACCATACATGGTTATTCTATTGCAGAAATTACCAATGGACTTGAAAAATTATTGCAGTCTGAATTCCAGCCCACCTTAGCATTTGTTTTTACTTCTGTCGCTTACAATATTGAAGAGCTCAGTAATGTTTTTACCCAAAAAGAAATTGACATTGTGGGGTCAACTACTTCTGGTGAATTCATTGACGATGAAGTATTTGAAAAAAGTATCGTGGTGATGTTGATGGACATCAATCGAGATTATTACCGAATTTATTTTGGCGAAGTAGGTGAATACACCAAAACCTATGAGGTAGGTAATGCTTTGGCGAACTACTCAAAAGAACATTTTTCGAATCCTGCCTACATTTCTGTGTTCAGTACGGCAATCAATGGAGAACTATTGGTCAGCGGAATTGACGATGTTTTACAAAATGATTTTCGTATATTTGGAGGAATGGCGGGAGATGACGCTGCAATGGTGGCTACTTATGCTTTTACGAATCACAAAAGTAGCGACAATGCGTTGGTTGCATTGATTTTAGATGCAGATAAAATTGCAGTAAATGGACTCGCTCTTAGCGGATGGGAACCTTTGGGGGCGACCAATGTGATTACTAAATCAACTGGAAACATAATTTATACCATTAACAATAAACCTGCACTAGATATTTTCAAAGCTTTTTTTGGAGAATACCATAGTGTCAATGAGGAAGACGGCACTGTTGCGATTGCAACTGCTCAATACCCGATTCAAGTGGAAAGAAATGGAGGCTATGCTTTGCGTGCGCCACTGAACGCCAACGAAGAAGATGGTTCCTTGATGATGGCAGGGCCTGTAAGAGAGGGGGAAAAATTTAGGTTTTCTATTGCGCCAGGATTTGAAATTATCGAAAATACAGTGGACGGATTTAAGGATTTTAGAGACGAACATCAAGATGCTGATGCCTTAATCCTTTTTTCTTGTTTGGCTAGACACATGTCTTTGGGGCCATTGGTAGAGCAAGAGATTGAGGGAATTAGCGAACTGTGGGATGCTCCACTTGTAGGGTTCTTTACATATGGTGAAATTGGCAGAAATTCAAACGGTGCTTCTAATTTTTACAATGAAACTTGCTCCTTGGTGACTTTGAAAGAAATTTAATTCTTACATGCTCGCTTTTTTTATTTAGTATGTCAAAACCGAAAAATAAATACATAGAGGAACTTGAACACCTCCTTCAATCACATATCTTTGAAGAGCAGGAACAAAGAGCTATTGCCAAAATTTTAAAAAAATTAGGTCAAGAAATTGTTTATTCCGATTTCAAAGTACAACGAACACTAAGTGATAAAAATATAATTACCAACGTATTAAACAAAACTATTCAAGATTTAGAAGAAAAAAGTGTTGCGCTGGAATTGCAAAAAAAGCTGCTCGAAGAACAATCAAAATTCAAGGAACAACTCTTTGCCAATGTAAGTCATGAACTGCGAACCCCCTTGAATGGTATTCTAGGCATGAGTTATCTGTTAGAAGAAACGACCTTAGAAGCTACACAAAAAAACTATGTAGATGTCATCAAAAGCTCGGCAGATAATTTATTGGTAATCATCAATGACTTACTCAACTTGTCTAGTATCAATGCAGGGCAACTCAAGATAAACTCAGAACCGTTTAGCACCGAAAAATTTTATAGTGACCTACACGGTTTGCTGAATATCAAAGCACAGGAAAAAAACTTACATCTAAGTTTTTATGTATCGCCCAATGTTCCTAAATACCTGATGGGAGACCGTACAAGACTTTATCAGGTCTTGCTGAATTTGCTCAACAATGCTATCAAGTTTACCCATGTTGGAAGTGTTGCTTTATCTACAAGTATAGAGTGTTTTTCTGAGAATTCTGTTGTACTGAGGTTTGAAATAGTAGATACAGGCATTGGGATTGCTCCCGAAAAAAAGACCACCATATTCGACAGTTTTACGCAAGTACACAGCAAACAAGATTTTGTCTATGAAGGTACAGGCCTGGGACTCAACATTGTGAAAAAACTCTTGGACTTGATGGAAGGAGATATTGAGGTAAATAGCGAAATCAATGTCGGTACTACCTTTACCGTCACAATTCCGTTCCAAATTCCAAGTGACGCACTCATTCATCAATTCCAACAACAACAGACCCGCCTTTCTATTCCTCGAAGTTGGCTTAGTAAAAACATTATTTACATCGAAGATAACAAAGCAAACTTACTCTATGCAAAGAATATGTTTGCTAATTGGAACATCCAAATTGATACAGCAGAAGATTTGAAAGAGGCGGCTGAAAAATTAATGGCTGTCAAATACGATTGTATTTTATCGGATGTGAAACTGCCTGATGGCAACGGTCTGGATTTCATCAAAAAACTTCGGGAAGATATCAGCTCACTCAACCAGAATACACCTGTCATCGTATTAACAGCTGGTGCAAATGAAAAAGGCGAAATATTGTCTAAGAAGCTCAATATCATTGGTTATATTGGCAAGCCATTTCCACCTGCAACCATTATCAAAAACCTCAATTTAGTGTTTGCCACCAATATGTCTCGTGCCAATCTCAACGTCCAACAGACTCCCCTTTTAACCATTCAAACTCCTACTAATCCTGATGATTATTTGGCACATTTGCGAAAATTGATGAACAATAATGGCATGAACATGGCTGAAATGATTGACATATTTTTGAATCAAGTCCCCGAAACCCTGAAAAATATGGAAGTTGGTATTCAATCAGCTGATTGGGAACAGGTACATTTTGAAGCACATAAA
This window of the Chitinophagales bacterium genome carries:
- a CDS encoding outer membrane beta-barrel protein, with translation MKQFKKIQYFVKSLKTSLWMALCVCVCSLLWVPANAAMVEGGSNGLEGEWMETSHGVHAGVGVQDSLPKAEGRRDSTRLKIGGLKIIIKDKDDGGEMEIYSDKSDGDYDNKKDCNGKVRTRYFMLDLGFNTYLSDGSFNLPSELNDLDLDYGKSLNVNLHLFRQRIGLIGNNLNFMYGLELAWNNYHFENDITLIHDADALMIVDNNIDFKKNKLATTYLQMPVLFNIETNPRQPEKSFRISGGAYGGLLLGARTKQKSSENGKVKIKDDFNINKFRYGVIGQVGIGPVNFYVDYALNSLFKDGEGPDLRPLSIGFTLIPF
- a CDS encoding META domain-containing protein; amino-acid sequence: MNNRLIVLILIAFSFIACNATQNPTEPNNSNTNPSNPDPGHHSQNSLDWEGIYQGILPCADCEGIQTEITLNKNLTYIYKTKYLGKEDTIFEKKGGFVWDGDGGKIALADFDEDKLSVKYMVGENALFKLDMKGERITGALADKYVLKKKQNQLTETYWRLVELGGQAIKGNKNNPKEAHMVLVSEDNSVSGSGGCNSFSGVYEVKNGNRITFSKMISTKMACKNMKEESNFFKVLEIIDNYTITGNTLVLNKSKIATLAKFEAVFFK
- a CDS encoding DUF72 domain-containing protein — translated: MQNYYLGCPIWANKDWEGSFFTPKAKPKDYLSQYAKVFNTVEGNNTFYGLPKASMVMRWKMDTPKDFRFSFKFPKLISHVYKLQNVQKEVTHFLGSLEPLLEKIGVFFLQLPPSFNRKGLPVLEQFLQTLPQDLTYAVEVRHLDFYRNETANQELNDTLQRLGMNRAIFDTSTLHAIESEDEHIIGAQRKKPQMPAYFTTTAEHPFLRFVGHPTPEANRTRFIYLAQIVAEWLQLGKTPYVFIHSPGELTTPTIARFFHELLKEKCESLGIEVGNVPTFPVDDLPKLPEQMSLF
- a CDS encoding PglZ domain-containing protein, which encodes MANVRVLWIDDEIDNLKPQILFLEKKDYDILKATNGYDGVELCKTEKIDVVLLDESMPGMTGLETLTKIKEVNPALPVVMITKNEAENIMEDAIGAQITDYLLKPVNPNQILLTLKKIMEGRRLVSNATTSGYQQEFSKIFMDIQMGLDYEGWVDVYRKIVYWELELDNANTQEMQEVLSMQKSEANKEFCKYVSRNYMKWIQSHDEGPTMSHNLMRDKILPRLEKGKSNFMILIDNLRYDQWKVLKPIISEEFRFLDEDYFYSILPTTTHYSRNAIFAGMTPYNIERRFPRLWKNDVEEGGKNLHEADFLEDLLDRTGNEKLKFSYTKITNHRSGKELMDNIHNLLDNDLNVIVYNFVDMLSHARTEMEVLKELASDEAAYRSIAKSWFSYSPLWEALKKISEKDVRIAITTDHGTIRVNTPKKVIGDRDTTTNLRYKHGRNLQYNSKEVYEVRNPIEAQLPRPNVSSTFIFAKEDSYFVYPNNYNHYVNYYNNTFQHGGMSIQEMIVPVAWFGTK
- a CDS encoding LEA type 2 family protein: MKNILIIVLFPFLIFTACEGPKDIVFQSMNNVRVTDFANKMITIEADAVLHNPNLVSVNLVATDVILSVEGAEVGRAVQTVESVSIPAMSDFSVPLSTEFALKKLGKGGILGTALSVLTKKNVEVHYKGTVTVRVMDIDFDIPVDYKREVEVNL
- the tmk gene encoding dTMP kinase, giving the protein MITMQRGKFIVFEGIDGSGKSTQVKLLSDRLKENGKDIYQTFEPTNSPIGSLIRNILYGRIEGDEKTMAALYLADRLDHIQNGTNGMLKQIEAGKHVIADRYYFSSYAYHVPHVTLDWVVNANSICAELLRPDLIVFVDITTETSIERLSKGRTELDKYENYERISTVRKNYFAALKRFEGKENVVIIDGNQRIEAVANDIWNLVAAILH
- a CDS encoding FIST N-terminal domain-containing protein, with the translated sequence MKVKTIHGYSIAEITNGLEKLLQSEFQPTLAFVFTSVAYNIEELSNVFTQKEIDIVGSTTSGEFIDDEVFEKSIVVMLMDINRDYYRIYFGEVGEYTKTYEVGNALANYSKEHFSNPAYISVFSTAINGELLVSGIDDVLQNDFRIFGGMAGDDAAMVATYAFTNHKSSDNALVALILDADKIAVNGLALSGWEPLGATNVITKSTGNIIYTINNKPALDIFKAFFGEYHSVNEEDGTVAIATAQYPIQVERNGGYALRAPLNANEEDGSLMMAGPVREGEKFRFSIAPGFEIIENTVDGFKDFRDEHQDADALILFSCLARHMSLGPLVEQEIEGISELWDAPLVGFFTYGEIGRNSNGASNFYNETCSLVTLKEI
- a CDS encoding ATP-binding protein, producing the protein MSKPKNKYIEELEHLLQSHIFEEQEQRAIAKILKKLGQEIVYSDFKVQRTLSDKNIITNVLNKTIQDLEEKSVALELQKKLLEEQSKFKEQLFANVSHELRTPLNGILGMSYLLEETTLEATQKNYVDVIKSSADNLLVIINDLLNLSSINAGQLKINSEPFSTEKFYSDLHGLLNIKAQEKNLHLSFYVSPNVPKYLMGDRTRLYQVLLNLLNNAIKFTHVGSVALSTSIECFSENSVVLRFEIVDTGIGIAPEKKTTIFDSFTQVHSKQDFVYEGTGLGLNIVKKLLDLMEGDIEVNSEINVGTTFTVTIPFQIPSDALIHQFQQQQTRLSIPRSWLSKNIIYIEDNKANLLYAKNMFANWNIQIDTAEDLKEAAEKLMAVKYDCILSDVKLPDGNGLDFIKKLREDISSLNQNTPVIVLTAGANEKGEILSKKLNIIGYIGKPFPPATIIKNLNLVFATNMSRANLNVQQTPLLTIQTPTNPDDYLAHLRKLMNNNGMNMAEMIDIFLNQVPETLKNMEVGIQSADWEQVHFEAHKIKSSIMVVGLNKLQDSILKINKYSQNKENLYQIPALYNSFKKQVLIEVQQLNKAKEDLLDTV